Proteins encoded within one genomic window of Pongo pygmaeus isolate AG05252 chromosome 4, NHGRI_mPonPyg2-v2.0_pri, whole genome shotgun sequence:
- the EFCAB9 gene encoding LOW QUALITY PROTEIN: EF-hand calcium-binding domain-containing protein 9 (The sequence of the model RefSeq protein was modified relative to this genomic sequence to represent the inferred CDS: deleted 1 base in 1 codon): MRLKQGSFLWYLYLDKIYCLLSVRNVKALAEYFHILDVHRKNTLNDVLFYHFLHHVTDLKKAQISVVFDMLDWNAVGEIGFEEFYMLVCMLLARQNHLEGQFMYRHSRPVFDLLDLKGDLRIGAKNFEMYRFLFNIKKQELKDLFHDFDITGDNRLNYQEFKLYTIIYIDKLQKRQKTEEKEKGERKRSLYSRKCHIK; encoded by the exons ATGAGACTGAAGCAAGGATCGTTTCTGTGGTACCTGTATCTGGACAAAATATACTGCTTATTATCCGTGAGAAACGTGAAGGCTTTGGCcgaatattttcatattctggaTGTGCACCGCAAGAACACCTTGAATG ATGTGCTGTTCTATCACTTCCTTCATCATGTGACTGACTTGAAAAAGGCACAGATCAGCGTTGTGTTTGACATGCTGGACTGGAACGCCGTGGGCGAGATTGGCTTTGAGGAGTTCTACATGCTGGTGTGCATGCTGCTGGCCCGCCAG AACCATTTGGAAGGACAGTTTATGTATCGTCATTCCCGGCCTGTCTTTGACCTGCTTGACCTGAAAGGGGATCTGAGAATTGGTGCCAAAAACTTCGAAATGTACAGATTTCTCTTCAATATTAAAAAACAGGAACTCAAAGATCTCTTCCATGACTTTGACATTACAGGTGACAAT CGTCTTAATTATCAGGAATTTAAGCTGTATACAATCATCTACATTGACAAATTACAGAAGAggcagaaaacagaggaaaaagaaaaaggagagagaaagagaagtctCTACTCA AGAAAATGTCACATCAAGTAG